GACACAGTATTGTGCATACTCCACAGTAGGAGCACTTCTTCGGGTCGACATCGACCTTAGAGGTCTGTGCCTTACCCCTGTTCACTGCTCCGAGCGGGCCTTCGGAAACGGCCTCTTCGGGGCATGCATCAATACAAACTCCACAACCAGTACAGCGGTCGAGATCAACTACCAGGTTTAATTTTTCGGTCAGTAGCTTCTGCTCGACACTTAACTTATTGTCTTCTATTTTTTTTGCATAACTGGGAAACAAGTAATTCCTCCTCCTATACAAACTCTACTCTGTTGTAAGTGTGATCGCTCTTTGAGGACATACCTCTAAGCAAACGCCGCAACCGTTGCAGACTTCCTCATCGATAACCACTGCCTTTCCGTTCAATACATTATAAGTCTTCTTTTTGGTCACCGGGTTGGCGACAGTCAACTCTAATGCATTGACAGGGCAGGCAACAACGCAATTATTACAACCAGTACAGGTTCTACTTTGAATATCCAACGATAACGTGGTCACGTTACGCACCAGCCTTTTGGTTTTTTATAAGTTGGTTGGTTTTGTATGCTTAACAATCTATAAATAGATTGCTGTAATGAAAATGCCAACCCACCTAGCCATTTTTCTATAAATGAATATCTAAACATGTCACTTGATTTTTAAATATTTTTCCCTAATTGATCTATGCTGAATACAGCCACCTTTATTCCCTTTTTTATTCGTATCGCCTTTGTTTAACCTCCTTTTATATTTTTAGGGTTTATTAGGCAACGTTATTCGAATTGAAAATAAATTTAATACGTATTCGCTGGGCTTTTAGTATGGGTTGCCTATCCACTATAAGTACAATATTCAATGCTTTTAGAATATAAACTTTTTCTATGATTATTAATAAAAATAATGATTATACTTATAATATATAAGCAAAAAATCTATCGTAACTATAATTTATAATGTAATATACTATTTATTCTTATAAACTTATAAGCTTTTCGGACGAGAAAATCCGGGGTCTGCAGTCTTACTCTATGTAAATATATATAGCCG
The nucleotide sequence above comes from Methanooceanicella nereidis. Encoded proteins:
- a CDS encoding 4Fe-4S binding protein yields the protein MRNVTTLSLDIQSRTCTGCNNCVVACPVNALELTVANPVTKKKTYNVLNGKAVVIDEEVCNGCGVCLEVCPQRAITLTTE
- a CDS encoding 4Fe-4S dicluster domain-containing protein; the protein is MFPSYAKKIEDNKLSVEQKLLTEKLNLVVDLDRCTGCGVCIDACPEEAVSEGPLGAVNRGKAQTSKVDVDPKKCSYCGVCTILC